AAGGCGGTACCCGCGGCATTCAATTCATTGGCGTTTCCCCCGTCCAACAGGTACATCACATAGGGTTCCACGGTCACGGGGGCGGTTTTGATGCTGCCGTAAACTCCGTAGAACGTCTGTTGCTCCCGATTCGACGGAGCAAAGGCGGGACTGCTGCCGGTGTTCGTACCATATACTTTCGGAGAGGCCGCCCAGAAATCTACCCGAACCGGGGCCGCCACATAGGTCACGCGAAGTCCATCAAAGCTTCGCCCGACATTGTTCCAGCCGAAATGCCCCACCAAGCGATGCTCGCCGAACGCCAGCTCCTGCCGGCCCAGGATCAGGCTGGTAGGGCCCACGTTCTTGATGCTCACGTAACCCTGGTGCAGATCCAGGAGGTTGTCGTTGGACACGGTCGAGACCTCGCCCCCAAAAATACGAGCGTCCTGGATCTGGATGAACGCAGCGACATCCGGCGTTATCTCGTAGTTCAGGTGAAGACGGATTCTCGAGGCGATGTAACTCAACGTATCGTTGGCGTCCTTGTTGAAATCCGCGTTGTCGCGAAACTCGTAGCGTTCCCGGACCTCGCCGCCAATCGTGACGGCCTGGACGTCAAGCGCGCCGTATGCGCGCGGCGCCTCGGTCCCGAGAACCGCAAGTGCGGTTAACGCGGCTGAGGCGAGATTTCGCACTGCTCTTCGCATCGTGTTTCCCTCCTTCGGGTTCAAGTGGACATCGCTCTCGTCCGTACACATATCGTTTCGTTCCGCCAAACACCGGTTTGAATAGCTTCCGGTCGCGTAACCCGCTACGACGCCTTGGCCAAGGAGACATCGGTTCCCGTGGCCCGGGGCAGCAGGTCAGCCAACGGGCGAGCATACTGGTCCAACAATTCGTACGTCCGGCGGTAGCGCTCGATCTCTCCGGGCGCGCGGGTTTTTTTCCCGTAATAGAGCCCGAGCAGCGGCGTGCGGGCGATCAGAACCTTGTCGTCGAACAGCACGAAGTTGGTAACCATCTCCACACCTTCTCGTCCCGAGAAAGCCACGTCTTCGTGCAAGACGACGCGCACCGCGATGCCGTCGTCCTGTTGGTGCCGAATGGTTCTGAGCACGTCGGAATCTTCCAGGTCTCCCCGGCGCAATACGAAAATCCTCGCGATGGCCACACCGCGATCGCGCGTCCGCACCTGGTCCTCGTAGTACTTGCGCTTTTGCACCTTGCCGAGCCAATCCGTGACGTCGACCGAATTCACGGCGCGGATCTCCCGGGTGCATCGTCCCAGGCACTGGCTGGCTTCAAAGTAGTACTCGCCCTCGGTCAGTGGAATCGCGCCGTCCCCCAGTAACACGAGCACTTGATGGGTCGTGTCGAGGACGGATCGGCTCTTGACGATGGCCTCGGGATCTTCGACGCGGTCCAACGCCGACTCGATTCGGTGCGCACGCATCACCGCTTCGAGAGTCCGAGTCTCCGCGGCGCGCAGCCGGTCGAGAATTAGATGCACGGCCAACGTCAGGAGCACGCCGACGCCGAAGAGGACGTAGGCTTCGCGCTCGAGACTGAGCACGAAGTGAAACAGCAGCGCCAATCCGGCCGCGACCAGGAACTCGATGAGTGTCCGCATCTCCTCTCCGTTGTTTTCGAATGGGAAGAGCAAACGATGTGCCTGAAGAATCCCGCGTCAGGCGGTCAGGCCAGGACCGCAACAACAGATTCGTCGAACAGAAGTGTCGGTGGCGAACAAATCGGTACGGAGCGGGTTGTGGTGCGGAGGAATACAGCGAAGAGCGATGGTTGGTTCGGGGACGAGCCTCTTGCTAAGCGGTCTGCCTGGTCCTGCCCAACGCCGCTCTGCGGAGCACCGCGGCGGCAATCGCTCCCAGCGGCAGTACCTCGTCCACCACGCCGCGAGCAATGGCTTCCGCCGGCATCCCGAACACCACCGACGTGGCCTCGTCCTGGGCGATGGTTGCGGCTCCCGCTCGTTTGAGTTCCACCATGCCTTGCGCGCCGTCGTCGCCCATTCCGGTCATGATGACGCCCACCGCGTTGGGCCCGGCCACCTGCGCCACCGACCGAAACAGCACGTCCACGCTGGGCCGATGCCGCGCCACGAGCGGCCCGCCCGTCACCTGGACCGCGTAGGAATCACCGCAGGCGACGAGCACGAGGTGTCGATTACCCGGCGCGATGAGGGCTCGCCCCGGAGTGACCCGATCCCCGTGTTGGGCTTCCCGCACTTCGATCCGGCACGACCGATCCAGGCGATCCGCCAACGCTCTGGTAAAGCGCTCGGGCATGTGCTGGACGATGACGAGGCCCGGCGAATCGGCCGGAAGCGCCTGGAGGAGCTCTCTGAGCGCGTCGGTCCCGCCGGTGGACGCGCCCACGGCCACGACCGGGTCCGTGATGGAGGCCGGGCGGGGGCCGCCGGCCGCGGGGATCACCGCATCCGCGCTCAACTTCGGTGGAACGCGCCGCCCCGCGCCGATCGGCGCGCCCACGCGAGCCAGCGCGGCCGCGCGCACCGCATCGACGAAGAGCACCGCCGATTCCTCGAAGAACTCGCGAAGCCCCAGTTTGGGTTTCGTGACGATCTCCACCGCGCCCTCTTCCATCGCGAGCACCGCAGCCTCGGTGCCGGCTCCGGTGAAGCTCGAACAGATCACGACCGGAATCGGGTCTTCGGTCATGATCTTATGGAGAAAGGTCAATCCGTCCATGCGCGGCATTTCCAGGTCCAGGACGATCACGTCCGGACGGACGCGAGCCATCTGGTCCATCGCGACGAAGGGATCCGCCGCCGCGGTCACGGCCACTCCGCGCTCGCGCGACAAGATCGCGGTGATGAGTTGACGGACCACGGCGGAGTCGTCCACGACCAGCACCCGCAGCGGCCGCCCTTCAGCCGCAGGGTTTCGAGACGCCGGCCGGCCGCGTGCGACCACTACGCCGCCTCCAGGGTCTCGGCATCCGCCCGCACGTAGACGGTCGGCCCCACGGCCCGCAGTCGGTCGGTGAGCCCGGTGGCGCTTTCGACCTGGCCCAGAATCAGGTACCCGCCGGGCGCCAGATACCCCATCAAGCGATCCACCACCCGCGCCTTGGCCCCGGCGTCGAAGTAGATCAGCACATTTCGGCAGAAGATCACGTCGAACGGCCCGCCCACGGGATACACCTCGTTGTTGAGATTCACGCGAGCGAACCGCAGCAGCGCGCGGATCGACGGTGCGGCCTTCATCCGACCTCGCTGACCGGCGACCCCTTTGAGCATGTACGCCTTCAGAAACTTCTCGGGGATCTCGTGTTTCTGGTCCAGCGACCACACGCCCACGCGCGCCGCTTCCAAGGCCCGCACGGACAAGTCGGTGGCCAAAATCTCCACGTCCCATCCCGCCGCGGCCGGGAACCGGTCCTCCGCCACCATCGCCAACGAGTAGACCTCTTGGCCCGTGGCGCACGCCGCACTCCACATTCGAATGGTCCGCGAGCGCAGGCCCGCCGCAGCCATGCGGTCCCAGCGTGGGAAGACCACGTCCCGCAGGAACTCGAAGTGTTGCGGTTCGCGAAAAAAATGCGTTTCGTTGGTGGAGACCGCGTCGAACAGACTGATCTCCTCGGCTTTATCCCCCTGGACGAGGCGCCGGAAGTACTCGCCGTAGCTTGACAGTTCGAGATCACGCAGGCGTCTGGCGAGGCGCGCGGCGAGCAACTCCTTCTTGGCGGGACCAAGTTGGATTCCCGAATGCTCGTAGATGTAGGTGCGAAATCGTTCGTACTCCAAGTCGGTCATCGGCGGAATGGCCGGATCCGGCCCGACCGATGCGGAGGAGGGATCGGACATCAGACGCCCGCGGGCGTCGACAACACGCGGTCGATATCCAAGATCAGCACGAACCGTGCGCCGATCTTGCCCAACCCCTTGAGCAAATCGCCTCGGATCGGCGTCCCGAATTCAGGCGGTGGTTCCACGTCGCCGGGAGCCAACACCTTCACCTCGCTGACGGAGTCCGCCATGATGCCGGCAACGGTGTGGTCGCCGTTCACCAAGGCCTCGACGACCACCACGCAGGTCCGATTCGTGATCGCGCCGCTCGGCACCCCCAACTTGACCGCGAGGTCGATCACCGGGACCACGCTGCCGCGCAGATTGATCACGCCTCGCACCCAGGCCGGCATGGTCGGCACCGTAGTCAGCGTGGGATCGTACCTGATGATCTCCCTGACCTTCAGGATGCTGACCGCGTACTCCTCCCCCGCCAGCGTGAAGGTCAGATACTGTGCCGTCTCGGCCGCTGCTTGTTCCGTGTCCACGCCCTGTCTGCCTATAGCCTCATGGACGGTCTGCTAGAAGCGCTCGAAATCGGGGTCCGTGTCAGCTGGTACAAGGGCCAAATTGCCGCGCGCGGCGGCTCTGGGCGTACGGTGATCGGCCTGCCCGACCCGATCCGGACCACGCGGGGTCTCACCGGTTCTGCGCTCCGGAGGAACGTCGCCCGCTCTCCCGTCGCGGAAGAACGCCACCAGGCGCTGAAGCGCCTCGGCTTGCGAGGTCATCTCGTCGGCGGTCGAGGCCAGTTCCTCGGCCGCGGAGGCATTGCGCTGAGTCACCTTTTCGACCTGCGTCATCGCGCGGCTGATCTGCGCCACCCCCGCGGACTGCTCCTGCGAGGCCGACGCGACCTCCTGGACCAGCGTGGCGGTTCGACGGATGGCGGGAACCAGTTCGGCGAGCAACTGGCCCGCTCGCTCAGCGACCTTGACGCTGGATCCCGCGAGCGCGCCGATCTCTTTGGCCGCCTCTTGGCTCCGCTCCGCGAGCTTACGCACCTCCGTCGCCACCACCGCGAACCCCTTGCCGTGCTCGCCCGCGCGCGCCGCCTCGATCGCGGCGTTCAGCGCAAGCAGGTTGGTCTGGTAGGCGATCTCCTCGACGATGGAGATCTTCTCCGCGATCGCCTTCATCGCCTCGACGGTCTCCCGCACCACGCGTCCGCTCTCGTCGGCGTCCCCCGCTCCCTTTACGGCCATCTGCTCCATCTGACGGCTGTTCTCCGCGTTCTGGGTCACCGACGCGCTCATCTGCTCCAAACTCGACGTCACTTCCTCCACCGACGCCGCCTGCTCGCTGGTGCCCTGCGACAGCGTCTGCGAAGAGGCCGCCACCTGCGAGGCGGCGGTAGACAACGCACTCGCGCCCGACCGGACCTGCCCGATGACGTGGGTCAATCGCGCGACCATCCGTCGAATCGCGTGAGCCATCTGACCGACCTCGTCGGCGGACGACACGGTGATCCGCTGACTGAGGTTTCCCTCGGCCAGGCCGTTGGCCGCCACCGTCGCCTCCGTGATCCCGCGCGCGATGCTGCGGGAGAACCACCACGCCAAACTGAACCCAACCGCGAGAGACAGCACAACGAGGCCCGACAGCACGATGGTGGCCTTTCCCACCACCCCGCTCAGGGCCCGTTGTTCCTCCCCCGCGCGTTGGATCTGGAGGATCATCAACCGATCGAGCGCCTGAACCGCGCGCCGATCCAGTGGGCCCAATCGCTCGGTCCGCCACTTCGCCGCGTCAACGGTCCGGCCGGCGCGGGCCAGCTCGAACCAGTGCGGCCGGGCCTGGAAATACGCGGACAACACGTTGTCCCACTCCTTGAGCGCCTCCTGCTCGTCGCGCGAACGGGCCCCGGCCGCGTACGCCGTCACGGCAATCTGGGTCTGGTCCTGCCATCGGGCTTCATCGGACGCGATTTTAGCGCGAGCATCTTCGCTCGAGACCACGAACTGCGGCAGCGCGTAGCGGAGTTCCCACAGGCCGCGTTCGACTTGCGCCAGGGTCACCGACGCCGCGACCCGATCGGTGTACAGCTCGTTGAACGCCGACCACAACCTCGCCGTGTCGCGCCATCCCGTGAGCCCCACCACGCCGAGCAGGAAGAGCACGGTCCCAAAACCCAGGAAGAGTTTCCCGCCGATCCCGATTCTCATCACCCCGTTCCTCCCCATGCCCGGCGACCGCCTGGGCGTCGCGGCCGCTTCACGCTGCCGCCGACGGCAACGCGGTGTGCACGCATCTCAGCACGCTCGGCACATCCACGATCAGCGCCACGCGACCGCTCCCCAGGATGGTCGCACCCGAAATCCCACGCGCCCCGCGACACAGCCCGCCGAGCGGCTTGATCACGGCTTGTCGCTCGCCGTAGAGCGCGTCGACGACGAATCCCGCGCGGCTTCCCTGGTCCCGTACCACCACCAGGCTTTCACGCCGCGGCGGCGGACCCGTTCGGCCGAAGAACTCGCGCAGCCGAAGGTACGGCAAGGCTTCGCCGCGCAGATCGATTACGCCGAACGCCTCGCCGCGACCGCGCGCGTCGGACGGCAATTCGAGACATTCGGCCACCGCTCCGAGGGGAATGACGAACGTGTCGTCCGCCACGCCGACCGCAAACCCCTCGATCATCGCGAGCGTGAGCGGGAGACGAATCGTAATTCGCGTTCCCGCGTCCCTGCGACTCTCTACCGACACGGACCCACGCAGCGCGTCCACGTTCTTCCGCACCACGTCCATGCCCACGCCGCGGCCCGACAACTCCGTGACGGCTTCGGACGTGGAGAACCCGGGTTCAAAGATCAAGCGAAGCGTTTCCTGATCGGAACCGGTTTGGTGATCCGCAATCAGTCCCTTGGCTCTTGCCACTTTGAGAATCTTGCCGCGGTCGAGCCCCGCTCCATCATCCTCCATTTGAACCATCAGGTGGCCGGCCTGATGAAACGCGCGCAGGGTCACCCGGCCCTCGGCGTCTTTCCCCTTGCGGGTGCGAACCGTGGGCGGCTCGATCCCGTGGTCGAGGGCGTTTCGAATCATGTGGGTGATGGGGTCCCTGAGGGACTCGATAATGGTGGTGTCCACTTCTGCGTCCTCGCCTTCGATCACCAACCGTACCGACTTGCCGAGGGACTGACTGATGTCGCGCACCGTGCGATGAAATTGTCGGAACAGCGGCCCCACCGGCACCATGCGCACCTTGAGAATTACCTCTTGGAGGTCGCTGAAGAGCCGCTCCACCTGTCGGTGGCCTTCGAGCACTTCGTCGCCGAATACGGTTGCGGATCCCTGCAGCGATTGGCGCAGGCGTCCTTGGGCGATCGCGATCTCACCGGTGAGATCGAGGAGGCGGTCGAGCTTTCCGATATCGACCCGCAGGGTCCGGCTCCGTCTCAATCCCTGGTGCGCATCGTCCGGTACGCCCTCGACCGGCCGTGAGCGGCCCGCGTCCGGCTCCGGAGTCTGACCCTCCGCAAGCGCCTGCCGGGAGACGGCGTGCTGCGCGGATGCGTCGCGAAACCGGCCCAGAAGATCACCGTGGGCGAGGTCCAAATCGTCGCGACCGGTCGGCGCGATCAAGACCATCCGGCGAAGCGCGTCCACGCCGCGAAGGAGCAGCGAAACCAAGTCGGCGGTCACGGGAAGCGTCCGGCTGCGAAATCGCTGGAGCACGTCCTCCATCGCGTGGGCGAACTCGGACACCTTGGGAAAGTCGAGCGTCGAAGCGTTCCCCTTCAGCGTGTGAGCGCACCGGAAGATGGTCTGAATGAGGTCCTCATCGCCCGGGCGGCCTTCCAGTGCGACCAGCGCCTCTTCCATCTCGGTGAGGCGTTCGTCCGACTCGACTAAAAAGGTTTGAAGCACCGCCTTGCGGAGTTCGGCGTCTGGTCCGTCGGACGGCAAATCGGAAGATCGCGCGGGCTCAGCCATCCCGTTTCGCTCAGCGGATGGCGGCTGAACAAGCCGCCCTCGACGGTGGGTGGTCCATCACCATGGGATTCGGAACATCGTGAAGATAGCACACGACCGGATCGCGTCAACACGCGGGAAAACGCGTCGGGGGAAGCCCTGGACAGGGTTTCCCCCGATCATCACCGAACCCGCTTGCATGGACCGGCTCGCTCCATCGAGCCGTCCCAGATCCGAGCGTGTCCTCCGTTCCGCGCGTTAGGCCTCCTTCTCCGCGACGACGGAAGGACCTCCATCATCGCCTGCACTGGAGGAGTCGAGACCTCGTCGGCTTATCCCCGACTGTTGGGTTCGGTGGCTTCGGCTTCCTGCTTGAACACCAGGTGCATCCGCGGATACGCCGCTGCGTCGGGGGTCTCGGACGCTACAGGGCGCCTTCGCCGGTCTCGCCCGTCCGAATGCGGATCGCTTCGCCCACGGGATTGACGAAAATTTTCCCGTCGCCGATGCTGCCGGTTTTCGCCGCGCGCACGATCGTCTCGACGGCGCGTTGGACCAGATTGTCGGGGATCACGATCTCAACCTTGACCTTCGGCACGAACTCGACCACGTATTCCGCCCCGCGATAGACCTCTTTGTGGCCCTTTTGCCGGCCGAAGCCTTTGACTTCGGTTACGGTCATCCCGTGCACGCCGAGATCCGTGAGGGCCGCCTTGACCTCGTCGAGCTTGAAGGGTTTGATGATCGCTTCGATTTTTTTCATAGCGGCGCCCCCGTCCGGAGATTATTCACCCGAGTACGCTCGTTCTTCGTGTTGACTCAGGTCAAGGCCTCGATGTTCGTCCTCGACCGGCACACGTAACCCCACCACCGCATCCACGATCTTCAGAAGAATCAGCGAGCCCACGAATGTAAAGACGGCCGTCACAACCGCCGTCACCGCCTGAACCCCCAACTGGCCGGGATTTCCGAACAACAGCCCCTTCACGCCCACCGACGCCAACAAGCCCGTTGCCAGAATCCCGATGATGCCCCCGACGCCGTGAATGCCCACCACATCGAGCGAGTCGTCATACCCCAATCGTCCCTTGGCCACGACCGAGAAATAACACGCAGCGCCAGCCGCCAGCCCCACGACCAGCGCGGAAAACGGTCCGAGGTACCCGGCGCCCGGCGTAACGGTGGCAAGCCCGGCGATCACGCCGCTTGCCATGCCCAGTACGGTGGGTTTCCCGCGTTGCAGCCACTCGGCGGTCATCCAGGAAATCGCCGCGGCGGAGGCCGCGACGTGGGTGGCCGTAAACGCCACCGCCGCCGTGGTGTTCGCGCCCAGCCCGCTGCCCGCGTTGAACCCGAACCAGCCGAACCACAGCAGGCCGGTCCCGAGCAAGGCCATCGGCAGGTTGTGGGGCGCCATGTTGACGGTTCCATAGCCCTTGCGGGCTCCCAACACCAACGCACACGCCAGCGCGCTGGCGCCTGAACTGATGTGGACCACGGCGCCGCCCGCAAAATCCACCGCCCCCATCTTGGCCAGCCAGCCGCCCCCCCACACCCAGTGCGCCAGCGGGGAGTAAATGAACAGCGACCACAGCACCGTGAACAGGATGACGGCTGAAAAGCGCATCCGTTCGGCAAACGCGCCCGTGATCAGGGCCGGGGTAATGGCCGCGAACATCAATTGAAAGAGCATGAATACTTGGTGGGGAATGGTGGGCCCGTAGGTCGGATGCGGGTCGGTTCCCACGGTCTGCAACCCGGCCCACTCCAGGCTGCCGATGAGCCCGCCTCGGTCGGGTCCGAACGCCAAGCTGTACCCGGCGAGAATCCACACCAGCGTCACCACGCAGAGAATCATGAAGCACTGCATGATGGTACCGAGCACGTTTTTGGTCCGGACCAGCCCGCCGTAGAACAAAGCGAGACCCGGAGCGGTCATCAGCAGAACGAGCGCGCTCGACATCAACATCCACGCGGTATCGCCGGAATCAATCACCGGTGGGGTGGGCGCCTGGGCCTCCTGCGCCCAGGCGAGTTCCGGCCAGACCAGTGCGAGGGCGCCACACGCTCCCGACACCATCCATACCCTGGACCGCGGCACGTCGATCATGAGGAGTCTCCTCGTCAAGAGTTCCGCGTTCGACAATTTTGTCAGTGACCGTGGCCCGGTATACTGTCACAACACGAGGGCGGGGTCAACAGGCATGCGACAACGGGTGCGGAAAGTGGCGCGAAGGGGTGGGCCGGAACCCGGCGAGGAGCGGATCGAGGGAGCCGGGGGCCCTTCCGGGAGGAGATGCTATAGCGGGAGCGGGCTTCGGCTGGTGCCCGGTTCGGGATTGGGCGCCAACTCCAGCGCGTCCACCCGTTCCCATGTCGGCCCGGCTTCGTCCCGTTGTCGGTCGGCGGCAAGGGTGTCGAACGCGCGGGTCAACAGCGTGGCGGCATCGCCCCACCGCCGGGGGGCGTTCAGCATCACCAACAGCACGTCACCCTGCTCACGCACGACGCGCGCGATGAGACAGCGCCCCGCGCCCCGAGTGAACCCCGTTTTCACGCCCACCATGCCTTCGAACGTGGCCATCAACCGGTTGGTCGTCCGAAACGGATAGACTCGTCGGCCGTCAACGGTCACCAGCTTCCCTCCGCGCAGCTTGACCGCTTCGGCAAACGCCGGACGTTCCTGTGCAGCGGCGGCGAGCCGCGCAAGATCCTGCGCCGAGGAGTGATGCCCCGGCGCGTCAAATCCGCAGGCGTTGGCGAAATGCGTCTCGGTCAACGCCAACGCCTCCGCGTAGCGATTCATCTTGTTCACGAACGCGGTCTCCGTTCCCCCGATGGCTTCGGCCACGGCCCGGCACGCGTCGTTCGCGGAGGTGACCAACATCGTCTGAATGAGATCTCCCAGTCGGAACCGCTGCCCGGCCCGCAGCCGCAGCCGATGACCCGTGGCGCGGGCCGCGTGGCGGCTGATCGTCACCTCGGCGTCGGGGTCCCCTTCGTCGATCGCGATCACCGCAGTCATCACCTTGGTCAGGCTCGCCGGCGCCAACCGAGCGGTCGAGTTGGATTCGTACAGGACCCTGCGCTGTTCGAGGTCCACGAGCAAGAGACCCTTCGCGCGGACTTTGGGCCACACCGCAGGCTCCTCGGCCCATCCCGCCGCGGCCGATCCCCACAGCATGGCCGCGCCGACCACCGCCGTCCACCCGACACCCGGTTGCTTCAACCTTCACCCCCAGCCGCCGATAATTGGGCGAAACTATAATGGAAGGCGTTCGGATCGTCAACGTGTGGTGGTCCACGGGGGAGGAAACCGTTTCGACCGAATCAGTCCCAGCTTGGCTGCGCGATACGTCAGCGCGGTCACCAAGCACCCGACGCCGTACACCACGCTGCGCCGGAAATTGATCGACGAGGATTCGGCCGTGTATTTGGTGGGGCAACTCACCTCCCCGATGGCGTGTCCGCCCCACAAGATCTGCGCGAGCATTTGGTTGTCGAACACGAAATCATTCGAGTTGTCCTCCATCGGCAACGCTCTGAGCAGCGCCGCGGAAAACGCGCGATAACCCGTGTGGTACTCCGACAATTTCGCCCCCAACAAGAGATTCTGGAACAGCGTCAGCACGCGGTTCGAGAGGTATTTCCACGCCGGCATCCCGCCTTTCAGCGCATACCCGCCCAGAATTCGCGATCCCAACACGCAAGGATACAGGCCGTTGGCGATCATGGAGACCATCGCGGGGATCAGATGGGGCGTGTACTGATAGTCGGGATGGACCATCACCACGATGTCGGCCCCCGCGTCCAGGGCCAGCCGGTAACACGTCTTTTGGTTGGCGCCGTACCCGAGGTTGCGCGGGTGGCGATGGACCGTCACCCGATCCAGGGTTCGGGCCACCGCCACGGTGTCGTCGCGGCTGGCGTCATCCACCAGAATGATCCGGTCCACGATGCCTTGCTCCATGACCTCACGATAGGTGTCCTCGAGCGTGCGCGCCGCGTTATATGCGGGCATCACCACCACCACGTACCGAGACTTGTACACCCGTTACTCCACCCACAGCACGAGGCACTTGGCGCTGCCGCCGGCCTTGTGAAACTCGGAAAGATCCACGGGCCGTGGCGTCCACCCCGCCGCGCGCAACGACGCTTCCAGCGCCGCACACCCCGATTGCAGCACCACCTCGCGGCCCGCCACGATCGCGTTGCACCCGAAGCGCAACGCGTCGGCCTCGTCCACCGCAATGGCCTCGGGCACGAATTGGGCGATGACCCGCTGCCCGTACTCGTCGAACGCCGGCGGATAATACAACGCGCGCCGCTCGTCCAGCGGGCAGAAACAGGTGTCCAGGTGGTAGAAGCGCGGATCGATCAACTCGAGCGACAGTACCCGGCACCCGAGGATCGCGGCCACCGCCTGGTGGGACGTGACGTCGGAGCGGAGCCGGTACCCGGCGAACAACGTGTCGCCCAGCCAGAGGGCATCACCCTCGCCTTCAAAACAGGTCTGCTCCGGCAGCGTGTCGATCGCGTACCCGCGGGTTCGAAACCAGGCCTCGTAGGTGGGCTGCTCTCGCTGACGTTCGGGATGCAGGAAACGGCTGGCGATGAACCGGCGGTGCGCCACCATGCCCGCGTTCGCCGTGAACACCAAGTCGGGCAACCCCTTAACCGGCTCCAACAGGTCCACGTGGACGCCCAACCCGGCGGTCAGCAGATCGTACAGCGCGCGCCACTGTGCCCGAGCGCGGTCGGGGTCGGCCGGCCGGCGCACGTCCATCCACGGGTTGATTTCGTACTCGATGCCGTAGTAGTCGGGAGGGCACATCAGCAGGGAGCGCCCGTGCGTCATCCCGCGTTGGCGCTCGTTGATGACGGCTCGGACAGGGCCTCGACCAGCGTGCGCAGGAACGGCTCCACGTCCGTGACCAAGCCCATGGCTTGAAAACTCCCGCGGTCGGCCAATTTGGTCACCACCGCCGGGTTGATGTCGACGCAGATGACCTTGACCGACGCCGGCAGAATGTTGCCGGTGGCGATCGAGTGCAGGGTGGTCGCGATCAGGATCGCCACGCTCACGCCGCGGATCTTCTCGCGCATCGCATCCTGCGCCCGCACCGCATCGGTGATGACGTCGGGCAGCGGCCCGTCGTCTCGAATCGATCCGGCCAACACGTAGTCCACGCCGCGGGTCACGCACGCGTGCATAATCCCGCGGGAGAGCAGCCCGCGTTCAACCGCCTGCCGGATGCCCCCGGCCCGGCGTATCGCATTGATCGCGCGCAGGTGGTGTTCGTGACCCTCTTTGACCGGCACGCCCGCGTCCAAAGACATGCCCAGCGACGTGCCGAAGAGCGCCTGCTCGATGTCGTGCGCGGCCAACGCGTTGCCCGCAAAGAGCACCTGCACATACCCCGCCTTGATCAAGCGCTCCAGGTGTCCTCCCGACCCGGTGTGGATCACCGCCGGTCCCGCCACCACCAACACCTTCTGGCCCGCGGAACGGGCGGTCTTGATGTGCCGGGCCATTTCGCGGATGACCACGGCTTTGGGCTTTTCGGATGACACGCTGCTGGCCATGAACTCAAACACGTTGCGTTCGGGGGAGCGGTCGATCGGCGCGACCTTGACCCCGGCGTGGCCCACCACCACGAGGTCGTCGCGCCGCACCCGGTGCATGGGAAGGGTGAAGGCCCGCCCGGACGCAGGGTCAAACCCGATCCCGCAGTCCATCTCCGGGTGCTCGACCGGGATCCACGCGCCCTGGCGCCGGATCCAGGTGTCGAAGTGCGTGGTGCAGTAGAACCCGTCCGGAAACGCGCCGTCGCAGTCCGCCCGAACCAGGAGCGCGTCTTCCCCGTGGACCGGGATCGCGCCGTGTTGGCCGATGCGACCCAGGAT
This sequence is a window from Nitrospirota bacterium. Protein-coding genes within it:
- a CDS encoding TIGR00300 family protein, encoding MPSETVELRGHIIDSLLLPKVLDEIMTLGGSFEIMELAVGHTRQDTSRAVIRVSASDAEQLDAILGRIGQHGAIPVHGEDALLVRADCDGAFPDGFYCTTHFDTWIRRQGAWIPVEHPEMDCGIGFDPASGRAFTLPMHRVRRDDLVVVGHAGVKVAPIDRSPERNVFEFMASSVSSEKPKAVVIREMARHIKTARSAGQKVLVVAGPAVIHTGSGGHLERLIKAGYVQVLFAGNALAAHDIEQALFGTSLGMSLDAGVPVKEGHEHHLRAINAIRRAGGIRQAVERGLLSRGIMHACVTRGVDYVLAGSIRDDGPLPDVITDAVRAQDAMREKIRGVSVAILIATTLHSIATGNILPASVKVICVDINPAVVTKLADRGSFQAMGLVTDVEPFLRTLVEALSEPSSTSANAG